The Belonocnema kinseyi isolate 2016_QV_RU_SX_M_011 chromosome 2, B_treatae_v1, whole genome shotgun sequence nucleotide sequence actgatttatcaGTGAAATTTTTACTGATTCGATTCAATGACACATTTCTCATTGATTTCAAAGAGTAAATTATCATGAAATTACTagtaaaatagattattttgtttgtttctaGTAATTTGGAATGATTTAAGGAAAttctaaatccaaattttttaaactgcagagAAATTgatattatgtattttatatattgtatttttaataatgatttgtcCTTCACAAGTTTATGACCATGGCCATTAGTTTTACCAAAAGAAAATGCTAATTAATGTACATAAAAGTGTGAAGGTAAATTTgtgattaattaaaatgattaatgatTAATGATACCTTATATGTCTTTGATTTTCTGCACCTTGAAGTATCTTTTTCACTGTACTGAAAAGTGAACTTGGATTTGTGAAATACgttttgaaatatgtaaattgAGATATTTCGACTGTCTTtggaataatgttttttaaatagtatatagcataaaagaaatctttaaaagtctgaaagttatttttaatttttaaattttaaacattaaaaactcgttctttttgAAGATGCAATATGCCGTTAAATATACAACACATGATGTGCGCAATATCTAATTTAGTTGGAACATATTTCTTCAGATAATCAAAATAACTTTCAGTACAGGTAAGAGGTATGACTTCATGAGATAATAGACCAATAATCACCAATGATTCGATAATTTCGTATAAATATTGACTCATCGATGACTCTGTTCTTTAATTCTGCTGCGCCAAGATTAGTCTCGTTTTATGACATATGTTCAGAATCAATGACATCCTTATCCTACTGTGAATGTCTGTTTCTCGTGATTAGCAATCAGCGCATTAGATCattgtcaacatttttaattcgCTATATTGCAAtgtctttttgaaaaatcgtatctatatttattaataaattgctATGAACAATCTTATTACTCTCTTGATATGCACTGAGAAAAGTGTTTGGTTCggacaaaaaaaactatttggttgttatacagtcaagaaaatatttttgttgtctcAACGAACCACTCTTCTTAGTgcagtatttttttcaatttacgtaAAAGGATACGACTTAATTCACTGCATTTTACAAAATATCTTTTACTCAAATACTGAATTCATGTGATTAATTGGAAGAAGTGAACTGTATGACTGTAatctaatatttgacattttcttaaaataaattacatcTGTTCTGCCgtgaaaaagaagaaaggggTTTCAACATGTCCAACATTTGGGATTTATCACCTGATTCGCAAATTCTTTCtatttaaatgtattgaaaataaatgcgAATCTGAGGGCTACAACCCAAAATGTAGTTAtcgttttctcttttttttttgcacgGCATTGTTGTAAATCAGagaatccaattttttctaatatgcAACCAGAATAGTAtagtttttcaaatgaaagtcaccaaatgttttattatatttttatctatgGAACGTTTCTTGTACTTAATTATCATCACTTTGTAAACATTTGCAAATGTTTGAAgagatatttgtttatatttttttaaatgaagatgtcAGTATTGACTTTTCAAATACGTTTTCATGTCCTAAAATATCAGTATATAAGATAACTTTATGACTGTGTGAGGCTGGTTATGCGGTTAAAGTGCATCAGCAAATAGGAAGCTGAAGAGTATATAAAGAGGGATGTAGAGGAAGGAAGGGATTTTATATTTCATGGTCGTTAAATAAATGATCAAGGAAATTCAATTTTGCTCTGCTTCAGATGCACGTTAATAGTTACTAAGCTGCTTTTTGGATTAATTCCACGAACCGCATGAGAAACCCTTAAACGatcaaataaatctttaaatattgcTACATTCGTAATATTGTTGCAATTTTAGTAATTGATTAATAcataattacttttgaaaaagcAGTAGTTATTCGAAAGTACTTTGCGATTGCAGTAATATTGCGAATATTTGTGTCagaaaattatgttgaaaatattttttttctgaaattgttctTATTAAGCGATGcactcaaaaaaaaatgtttcttggatATACgtaaaattttggtttatttagtCAAACAAATATTGCATATACCAAAAGATTTGTTTAGAACAACCAAAGCCTTTTTTTGGTTCAACCAGATGTTTTGTTTCCATATTATTAAGCATATGTTATGGTTGAGCCGACAAAAATTTTGGCTGATTTCACCAAATAATTCTCTGAGTGTATTAAGTCATACTTTATTAGCTTTTTAGTAAAATTCTGAAGATAATTAGGatcatttatttttgatttatttattacagtatatacattttttaagttaaattcaaaGGGTTTCTTTGAAAGTTCCCTATTCAAGCTTTAAATTGAGTGCTGACTACATGAAAAGTATTTCGAttgcaaaatatatttgatatttgtgttttttatttttgctcattGATTATAAACAAGCAAAGGCGCATATGAAATCACCCTAATTTCTAAAATTGACACCGATTTATGCATGAAAACTGAATAATCTTCTATTCTAATGTGTTTCCTACTTTTTAAAACGACCATACTGCGAATTGACTTATTCTCTCCATAATTTTAGCGTAGAGTttctttcataataaaataaaagtaataaactaCAAACATCAAATATAATtcgtttttcaatagaaatatttatcataaaatacTAGTCAAAGGGAAATAAACTGTAGCTGCATTTGCAAATGCagacatgagaatgacaactggataagCACCATTTGTATTTGACTCTTCAAtcgtattattttatttgttattgagGCGCCACAACGCTAAATGATTCTTATCAAGTTGTCAGTCTCATGTCATCAAATATTGTTGATGAAGCTGAATTTTGTTCCGTGCAGCACAGCTTGGAGGTTGTGAGCATGTTCATATCATTTCAGTTTCTGAGGAGAATCGAACCGAAGCAAAGTGTCCTCGTGCTCGATTTTTCTAAAAGTGCGGAGGTCTGTTTTCTCAGATCTTTGTGACTCATCGTGCGAATCATCTCGTTCCGTCAGGACTCTCATGTCATGTCAGGAAGAGCAAAGACGCCAACGTGCCGCTGAAGGAAAATGTTCTTATTGCGTGTTTCAGGTGTCCGAGTGTTCCAAATCGGAAGGACCTTCACTCTCGACCTCGCCAGGTTCCGATTTCTTGACATCACCAGCTCACCGCTCGGTACCACTTACCTCAAGGCATTTCTCAAGAACGTCTTCACGAGCCTCTCAAAGTTCCCTCCAGAGCCCAATCAAGAGCACCGGTTCCTCGCCCCCGAAGACTGGCAGCTCTAATTCTCTAAACAAGTTTCACAATCGGCTAGTGGACAAGCTAAAGCGGTCCTTGAAGAAAGCGGACGACGGTGCGGATGACCAGAGGAACCTCTCGTGAGGCAATCCAGTGGTTTCGTACCGGCCGCCCCTGACCGGCTCGAAGCCGATCGAGATTCGCCGTATTTCGGCACCACCTTCCGTTTCCGGAACTAGTAGCGTCAAGGTTGCACGCTCTTGTCCGGAACCGCCAGCCTGGTAGAGGAGTCGCTCATCCGAACGAGAGTCACCAGCGGATTCTCAGAGATAGCCAAAACGCTTCTTCTTTCGCCTCCATTCCCAAAAGCGTCCTTCGAGCCGGCTTGGCCTTTAATATTTTGACTTTCACCTTATTCATCCATACGAGCCTGAAGGTCATCCATGAGATCCAGAAAGTGAGCAggaaagagaaagaaagagatagatagatagaaagaaagaaagagcAGATGAGATCCCGATGACAACAATCAGATTCAGGAAATGATCAGGGATAGTGAAGGTCCCAAATTGATTCAGAGGTCAATCATGAGATAATTCAAAGATCCAGAAACACAATTTTTGATGTATAATGTTGATCTAGATAGGTAGGCCTGGATGGGATCTTCAAACCCAGACGATATTCACCAACTATCGGAGAAAAAGTACTTGGAGCAGATAAAGGTGGAGGATATTTTTGAAGGAATACAATTTCTTTGAAAGAGTTTTTTTGAGAGCGTAATTCTGGATTATAGGAGGATTCTTTACCGGACAATTACTTTCTTGTGCATCCTTTTTCTACATTAGTGTGTTCTATTTCAATCCCAGCATCGAATGATCAACGATCAACACCATAGCGACGAATGATTGGTTTCCATTCTTTGTTTAAACACTCTACTTGACCAGCCTGCCTTGGGTTTGTAAATCCGCAGACTTTCCGTTATTCAGAAAACGAGAAACAAGGGGAGAGTggagattttaatagattttcccCGTTTCTTCACTGGAATGAAGACTATTGGGAAATCTGCTTAAGAGAATGAGTGTTTTGATGTCTCGTTCGTCTTGATATATAGCTTCATGCTCTTTCCTTGATTCTCGTTTTCGAGAGCGATTTTAATACTAAAATCATTACCAACTAAGTCTACACAATATCAGAGTTCTAAAGAGCTCACTTGGGCTCAAAACATCAAACATTTATCATTCGTGATCAGAGcgatgttgaaaattcagtttgacAACTATATATATTTGTcccaaaatcaaagaaaattttctcgtaaaaattatcaaaaatcatCGGTTAAACACTCTTTGGAATAGAAGCGATGACTGAATTTAATGCATACTTCGATCGCATTTCGAATCTCGATTGCTCTATATGGCAAAACGTCTTCTACACTTTCATCTCGAGATTCTTGTTTGGAGACTATAAATAATACCAATGCGAGGTTCGCTTTAAGATTAAAGAATGGGATGTGCGGAGAGCAGAAATGTCCAATATTATCCATTTTGGGTGAAAGGGAAAAGGCCTCTGTAGCGTTATCCCCACCATGGTTCCCTTTGCACTCGAGGCGTAGTTGGGACTAGGAGTGGGGATAAATGGGGCGGATCCTAAAGCCCTCGGGTGTTAATTTGGGTATTTCTGTGTGAAGGTAGCCAAGAAAAGGCagatatttaattattctgtGACTAGTAAAAGGCATATCTTGTTTCAAGATTGAGTTGAGGCGATTCCGGTTGACTCAcggaatattaataattattttgcgCCACCGGATGTCGCTtaccttttgatttttttagcttTTAAGAAAGACAATGaatgagagggggggggggagtgagaGAAAGAGAAAGCAGTAGGTGCTAATCGATAAAGCACAGAGCGGTGTCTAACGAAAGCCTATAAGGAAAGACTTATATTTATTGTAAAGATGATCGCAGGATTCTTCGTACTTACTCGTTACTTATCCTgttcatcagaaaaaaattcgtGCCAGGCGATCATGAATTGGCAACTTGATACTAAACTTAAAACGatactgaaattattgaaaataatttcgaaacacGTACTTTTATCACGTACAGTATTAGCAGAGGAGTATATTTTGATACGAAATTCTATATTTAGTTCGAGTCTAATTAGCTTTATCAATACtcaaagtgaaaaattgaattcaagtGAAATTAGTCATATGTATTAGAATAAAGATAAAGGGCGATTGGAAGATCGTTTTGGCGCGgattctttttttccaattttcatctAGTTTAACTaagtaaaactaaattttttttaaatctgctcaCTATCCAAATAGGCGGTGCCATCGTACTAGACATTTTGAACTGGGGATTctcgtataaataaaaaataataatgcaattttgttaaaagtgtacaTTCTTCTGGAAATTTACTATCTACTTTCAGTATTGGcattagttatttaaaaagagaatccTCGGTTTGGAAAGTAAGGTCACGTTCACGTCCTTTTAGTTTAGGATAAAAAGATAGATACTCTCCAATGTTTTCTATATGTTATTGTGGCTGGGCTGCAAGAAACCccatgaaaatgcaacaattttctttttaaatccagGCACATTCGAATGTTAGAagcttctttttttcaaatttaaattgtcgataattttttgaaatttgacgaAAGGAAAAGAAACGATAACGATGCCGCGTGTAACTCTGTGATACCGTAAGCTAAGATAGAATTATTTCTGCAATGGTTATAGTCAAGAGAGATAAACATATATTTGCAAAACACCGAGCGAAAGCTGAAATACAGCTAATCAGATTCATATCTCTGGCATTGTTCGTTTGAATGCTTGCGGTGTTTAAAAGTCTCAGTGACTTCTAGAGAAAGTGTACGTGGATccgttgaaaattttgagaaactttTGAGATGAAGTCATTTATCTTAAATTGTATTCGCTATATTCGTTCGGCGTTCGGCATGAACAACGAAAGGGTTCCTTCTGACGTAAGATTAATGATAGTGATAATAGAATCACGTATTGCCAGCAAGGATTTGCATTTTTGAGAGGGTGCGAGCGAtgtacatattttcaaaaattgttgctTACTTTAGTCAAATCAAACTattaatatcaaattataattaaatatgatGCAAAATCTCTTTGGTATAGTGCGAAATTATCAACCTTTCAAGTTCGGAATATTGTTCAATACAtaaacactaattatttatttaaaaaaatgtatcaagtgGATTGATTGAAGTAAGAAATGATTTTTGGGGTTTAGGAGAGAGAAAACATCGGATTGAAAAATGGCGCGTGGACGTGTCGTGGTatatcgaagataatttccaagtTGCCGCTTTTAAGACtgctttaaacgaaaaaaaatgattattctagCCAATTGGATGTATAGGAAACGTGGTGCTGGACGAGATTTGTGGACCGACAATAATTGttggaagataaaaaaaatagtttcttcgtACATTATGAAGTAGATATGTCTTTCCCCCGATAacgagaaatttcattttttaaatcaacattttcttAATCCGAGAAATCATGGTTgattttaacgaatattttttaattttaataattcttttttttaattctaagctAAAAATCGATCCCAGATCTCGTCGAAAAATTTGTACTGATTTGATTAAGCAGTGTTACTATAGTTAGTGAGAGATTGAAAAGATACAATCTATTTATTACCGACATCACTTGAGGACTGTCAAACAGAGGAGACCGGGTTACactgttgaaatttatttaaagcgCGTACGTGAAGTTATTCGCATTTAATCCATTATATATCAGAAGCGCGACTTTGTCTTTGTGATTCTacattaattgtaattttaattcaagtactatcttcatttttcaaagtaaaattgacGTGCAATGgagtattacaaatttatttcaaattgaataacttCACGTGCTtgataatgttataattttatacaaatttatatgCTCAGCACTTTGTGCTGTAAACGAAAAATTTCAGCAGAGTAGagcaattgtaaaattttttcgaaaaactctttttttgattCAGAGTAGACTCTTCCGAAATTGAGCACAGTTTTCTAAAGTGAAAGATTCCCAGAGacgaaaaaattggtttcaagGTCTCCTCGAGAATTTTTTGTTCCAGAGTGGATTGCTCTAATTTAttcgaaaactatttttttctattacgaTTCGTGATACCTCTCTCGGGTCATTTTGGGCTGAATTTTAGAGCCTGGCTGAGGAGAAACGAGAAGGCATTTCTACTTAACGATTGCATTTTTTGAGTATcatgaaaatagaatatttttctttcctatttttttcatAGGTATTATTTTCTCGCCTTTATGCgtataaaagtttatatattgaCCGCGGAGTTTTCTCCTCATCCATGGCAATTGAATATCACTGCCAAAAGCCCAGGAATATTCTAAAGTCGCCGAACTCAAAGCGATTCAGTGAAATTTCGAGTTCCGATgaactttttcgacttttaattcgtagttatttattttttgacgaatAGGATATTATTATAAAGCCCCGCTTTGCTCGTTTTTCTCGATTTATAATTTATACACTGTGCTTTGAAACGACAATCCGGCTTACCGCAAAATTAGTGATTTCcaaatttctggaatattttagtAGTTTTGATGATTGATTTTTGgaaaggaaaatattttgttcaaaattatatatcgAGAGGGCGAGAAAAAGTGGGGTGCACATTCCATGCGTATAAGGTAGATtattgtataataaaataatctgtTTAGCGTTTGATAAATAATCCCATGAGATATTATACGAGGATAATAAACGAATGATAATATACCTGCAGTTTTTGATGCTTGAAAATAGACGTCGGTTCATCACTATTATGTATCGTGATTTTTATGTCATGTTCAATAAATGAGTTATGGTCTTTACGTAATACCTGCCTATCATTATTCAGCTATACAGCTGATTTCCTTATTATCCTTCTCTTAgaactttaaggatttttatttcgCTTCTACGATTTCTATTGATTTCTTTAATGATATCTACTTGtatttttaatctcattaattttattatttaatatgaaTTAAACTGCATTAGTTGTAGATTATTTAAACTGTAATCTCAAGACTAATTTTacttgaagttgaatttttttgtcataaaattgtttgtcttctttGAGAAAACGTttgaatcacttaaaaatatttgtaaagcaATAGAGTAtgtaaataagtagataaatgtttataattttttgaaacaagtaTCATTAATTCAGTTAAGAGGAAACTTGATGTATCTTTCTGGTTTTTATGGACAAGGCTTGTTGAAAAAATAGTCTCTTGATTATCTTATTATGTCTATCTAAACAGTAGCAATATATTTTTGTAGCATACGAATTCCGGTGTATACTGTGCATATTAagggaaatatttaataaacatgaTAGATGTCAATTAAGTACTTGTGTCACATTTAGTCATAAAACTTATCATAGGCAATTTATTCAATCGCAATTATAGTATATTTAAagtaaacattaatattttaccagcacttattttaatatttgggaccaaatatgtatattttaattcaagaataatTCAACCCGAAATCATTGTATTGGATTGTGAATTCTTTCTGTATGTCGAAATCGAAAGTGTAACGCTTTCTGTCTTAAAATGACAAAAACTGACATTTTAGAACGATTCTAATGCaaacgaaattaaaataataaataaaaatctaaattcgaacttgtctaattttcaaacaattcacgTTGATAATTTTCgtgtttgaaaaagaaatatttaattttattttaaaacttttaaaagggcaaaacaacattttttaacgacaGGCTTCTTTTTGAACTCTGGGACAATTTAGCTCTAATTCAGAAGCAGTTTCCTGAGGCATAAATCTTTAAGCACCTgccgaaatgttgaaaaaaaaaattaaatataaaatttcctgcATGTTTGTCTCAGCAAAATTTTGAGCTTTTtgatatcttaattttattttaccaaGCAATTTagtcaacaaattttgaattttaaagcttttatttaGGGAAAAAAGTTCCTAGTCGAAAGCCTTGAAATGaaagaatataataattgaaagtttagaaaatttaagtaataatataatctaaagtagtaaatttattttatatgaaaaaaggtaaattcgaaattatgtaaattaaattgccaaaaataacaattattggtACTTtttggagctggaaaagggatagggTGTGACAGAACTTTCCCTTTTCTAGTCTAAAAGATTACCATTACCATTTATAACAGAAATTTTAGTACGAATAGCGAACTTTGAAAAGGGTCTATTTCGAtcaaaatttctgtacaatttgttgaattttttcgggACTTATAGACACTACCTTATTTTATGGTTAATTATAGCAATTtctgaattttactattttaatattctagaaaaattaaacatgaaatattaaaatcaattaacaattagtacaattttttaagtactttaaatCTAATTATATTTAACATTACTGAAAACTTAGATTGATTCCTATTTTATTTCAATAGGATCCGTTTCTTCTTATATTGTTTCGTTTACAAATTTTatctgagaaatttttttaataaaaatgggtTCAAACTTacttttatgtgttttttttttagaaaaataaaaatgtttttgtgacAAATTTATCAAAGTGAGTAAATGTACTAATTAAACAAGTGCTAAATATAAAGATTAATGAGCAACTAttgtaattcattaaaataatataaatatactgATATTTAGTATTAATGAAATCTTTGATCGTTAACACAATCCCACGAAAATGTAGGAGTTCCGACAGACGTCTTACGTATTTTAGGTCACTGAATCGAATCCGAAGTCTGAATTCCGAAATTACCTCTTATTTTCTTTCGAACCTCAAAATTtcctttattcagaaaaaaaatttttgtttcgtatattaaaaaaaaatttcgtatatTCCACAGCCCCAAAAAAAGTAGAGTTCTGGCGAACTAGGCTGGTCATTTCTTACGTATTTTGGATTGCTGATTTAGGATCCAAGGTCGGAATTCTCAAGTTAGCTCTTTTCTTTCTAACCACACGTAAGAATTGATCAGTCTGGTTCGTTGGAACTCCTAATTTTTTTGCGGGGCTGTGAAAtgtacgaaaaaagttttttgcgagttttggaaattttgaggTCATGAAGGAAACAAGTGCTAATTTCGGATGCGGATTAAGCGacctaaaataagtttttttttgtgggactgtgtaatttaataatgtaaattttttaaagcaaaatttataaCAGTGAGTTTAAAGTGAatataatttcatgaaaaaccACATTATTCGTTTTATATAGGCACTgcctaattttgattttaattatagcaacttttaatttttcctattataatattaaaaataaataaaaaattagagaaattcattaaaaaattcaaatctattaatatttaagaattatgaaatctataatttattcatatttatttcaatatattacATTCATTCTAATATTTTTCGTTCGGAAATTTCagttgcaaagaaaaaaatatttataaaaaaactgttttaaatatttttgcgtcttcagaaaaatataaatgtttttgttacaaatttataaaagtgaGTGAAAAGTGATTATAATTCCGTGGATAAACAGGAACGTTGTTTAAAATCAGTCgatgaagacaattttttgattatatatatatatatatatatttttttttttaatacgaatgtTTTTTGGTATCCTCCGACTGATATGTTACTTTGGGACTGGAAAGAAGGTTCTgcataaaatattcgaaaaatttattaaataaacaattacccaattattctttaacaagcccaaatatttctattgtactgcaattgtttataaaagatattgtagaataaaatgaaataaatttaaggaTAATTTGTAAGCAATTTCTCTAGAtgctataaaaaatgaaattgtttgatagaGGCAGACGAAAGTTAAGATCAGAAACCGCAGACTAAACATAAGAAGTCACCTGATGCATTCCTTCTAGAAATTTCTCCGGTGTAACGTCAATGCTCTTGCAAGTAGTTCAATTAATAATACAATCGCGATGCCGTTTCTGTCATCAGACTCGATTGTTTCACGCTCTTGCTTGATATGTCATACTTCAGCTGATGAATCGTGTTGAAGAAAGTTTGCTTAAAGTTTCACAAGTATCAATGAACTCAAGAATTTACCGTTGCAAAATTGCAAACATTGAgagaaaatctttcaatttaaatttaaagtcaaatttgttaacctttttttttatttccagcggacttaaatcatttaaaattaaaagaatcaagtcgaaaaaataaaacatttaatattgtacaatttaatattgagctttcaaatttaaatatgttcaaatttaaatatttaaaaatcaagacatTCATATTCAAGAgcttacaataattaaataatttcatactgGAAGCCTTAAAAATGCAGAGTGGCTACAGGTCAGGAAATTCCAGAAAGTCCgggaatttaaaactggtcagGGAAAGTCGGGACATCGTCGAGaaactgaagttgaagttaatttaattatttttttgaaaattcaacatcttcaaaaattaattgtttttggttggaaattcttcaTCAtgcgttgaaaattcctctattttagtaaatattgcgtctttttaaactgaaatatcaactattaagttttcgttgagaattcattttttttattgaaaactcgattaagtttgctaaaaattccttttttggtcatattctttttttggccatatgaaatttaatcttctcggttaaaaatgcatctgcttggttaaaaattgaactaggttgttaaaagtttatattagttttgtgaaaattaatttgtttactgagaatttaaatgttctaagttaaaaatgtatctgttttatgtgaaaattcagctattttgttaaaaatttatctttttgatagaaaaataatctcattagttgaaacttaactttttgtttcaaaatgtattgctttgattaaaactaaaactaatttatttaaaactcgttttcttggagttaaaattttaattttctgaaaatgtaattattccatttttgcttgaaaaattattttttatagttgaaaattcatttacttagtCGAATACtcgtttttacaataaaaaattaattattttggtatataattcatattttcggcttgaacaggaaatttttcttgATTGCATGAGAATTTAACATGTTggatgagattttttttctttgtagaatgaaaaatcattcttaattctacattcaattc carries:
- the LOC117182200 gene encoding uncharacterized protein LOC117182200, with product MAFMMPVVKNEWDIYKTNRSRRSSECSNPQACRSRKVSECSKSEGPSLSTSPGSDFLTSPAHRSVPLTSRHFSRTSSRASQSSLQSPIKSTGSSPPKTGSSNSLNKFHNRLVDKLKRSLKKADDGADDQRNLS